Proteins found in one Gordonia sp. PDNC005 genomic segment:
- the guaA gene encoding glutamine-hydrolyzing GMP synthase produces the protein MTNSPADHPRPVLVVDFGAQYAQLIARRVREARIYSEVVAHDATLEEITAKNPAALILSGGPASVYADGAPTIDEKLFDLGIPVFGICYGFQKMTTALGGEVANTGGREFGRTNFTPNNEGTLHRGLPETQPVWMSHNDAVQVAPEGFTVTGSTPGAPVAAFECVERKMAGVQYHPEVLHSPHGQEVLTRFLYEIAGLKPTWTAANIAEALIADVKAQVGDEGLAICGLSGGVDSAVAAALVQRAIGDRLTCVFVDHGLLRAGEREQVQNDFVAATGARLVTVEAEETFLGHLDGVSDPETKRKIIGREFIRSFEGAVSEVLGDQAAAGKKVDFLVQGTLYPDVVESGGGSGTANIKSHHNVGGLPEDLEFKLVEPLRLLFKDEVRAVGRELGLPEEMVARQPFPGPGLAIRIVGSVNKERLELLRKADLIAREELTAAGLDGTIWQCPVVLLADVRSVGVQGDGRTYGHPIVLRPVSSEDAMTADWTRVPYETLEIISTRITNEVEDVNRVVLDVTSKPPGTIEWE, from the coding sequence GTGACGAACTCTCCCGCGGACCATCCCCGCCCAGTCCTGGTCGTCGACTTCGGTGCTCAGTACGCGCAGCTCATCGCTCGGCGCGTGCGCGAGGCCCGGATCTATTCGGAGGTCGTCGCCCACGATGCGACGCTCGAGGAGATCACCGCCAAGAACCCGGCGGCGCTGATCCTCTCCGGTGGCCCTGCATCGGTGTACGCAGACGGCGCCCCGACGATCGACGAGAAGCTGTTCGACCTGGGTATCCCTGTGTTCGGCATCTGCTACGGCTTCCAGAAGATGACGACGGCACTCGGCGGCGAGGTCGCGAACACGGGTGGACGCGAGTTCGGCCGCACCAACTTCACACCCAACAACGAGGGCACGCTCCACCGCGGTCTCCCGGAGACCCAGCCGGTGTGGATGAGCCACAACGACGCCGTACAGGTGGCGCCGGAGGGTTTCACCGTCACCGGCTCCACCCCGGGTGCACCGGTCGCCGCGTTCGAGTGCGTCGAGCGCAAGATGGCCGGCGTCCAGTACCACCCCGAGGTGCTGCACAGCCCGCACGGCCAGGAAGTCCTGACCCGTTTCCTGTACGAGATCGCAGGCCTCAAGCCCACGTGGACTGCTGCGAACATCGCCGAAGCGCTCATCGCCGACGTCAAGGCGCAGGTCGGCGACGAAGGCCTCGCGATCTGTGGTCTGTCCGGCGGCGTCGACTCCGCGGTTGCCGCAGCGCTGGTCCAGCGCGCGATCGGTGACCGTCTGACGTGCGTGTTCGTCGACCACGGTTTGCTGCGTGCGGGCGAGCGTGAGCAGGTGCAGAACGACTTCGTCGCCGCCACCGGCGCCCGCCTGGTGACCGTCGAAGCCGAGGAGACGTTCCTCGGCCACCTCGACGGAGTGTCCGATCCGGAGACCAAGCGCAAGATCATCGGCCGCGAGTTCATCCGCTCGTTCGAGGGCGCCGTCTCCGAGGTTCTCGGCGATCAGGCCGCGGCAGGCAAGAAGGTCGACTTCCTCGTCCAGGGAACCCTGTACCCGGATGTCGTCGAATCCGGCGGCGGCAGCGGAACCGCGAACATCAAGAGCCACCACAACGTCGGCGGCCTTCCCGAAGACCTCGAGTTCAAGCTCGTCGAACCGCTCCGACTCCTGTTCAAGGACGAGGTGCGCGCCGTCGGCCGCGAACTCGGACTGCCCGAAGAGATGGTCGCCCGCCAGCCGTTCCCCGGCCCCGGCCTCGCGATCCGCATCGTCGGCTCGGTCAACAAGGAACGCCTCGAACTGCTCCGCAAGGCCGACCTCATCGCGCGCGAAGAGCTCACCGCGGCGGGGCTCGACGGCACCATCTGGCAGTGCCCCGTGGTGCTCCTCGCCGACGTCCGCAGCGTCGGCGTCCAGGGCGACGGCCGGACCTACGGCCATCCGATCGTCCTGCGTCCGGTCTCCAGCGAAGACGCGATGACCGCCGACTGGACCCGCGTGCCCTACGAGACCCTCGAGATCATCTCCACCCGCATCACCAACGAGGTGGAAGACGT